From Triticum urartu cultivar G1812 chromosome 2, Tu2.1, whole genome shotgun sequence, a single genomic window includes:
- the LOC125534093 gene encoding uncharacterized protein LOC125534093, with product MAAAVAAVTSPDLFSFHASIAPLPAPPAGAEDDDGDFEFRIPAAVAALSAADELFSDGKLVPLLPLLNPASACSAPPCVEEEPPSEPVSPRAPRCAGRRWRDLLLLVTKKPKAGEAKDREEASLGRREAHSRPLLSRDSSSSSSASSCDSGRNARRPPPPSRPPLRTRSAPVASLLHLMSKKNAGDCRNGAAAAAAPKQRQQQQACAHPLLTRASSSSSASSSDSGRNSRPPWHPHGPARPWRPAIAAESPRVSASGRVVFRGLERCSSTPAAAGIGGLRRPRPRGMERSYSTNVRVDPVINVFGFGHLFFPASPAKEKKADAAGGGRRSRPEKLAMMLRDPQD from the coding sequence AtggccgccgccgtcgccgcagTGACCTCGCCGGATCTCTTCTCGTTCCACGCGTCCATCGCGCCCTTGCCGGCGCCTCCGGCGGGCGCTGAAGACGACGATGGCGACTTCGAGTTCCGCATCCCCGCGGCGGTGGCCGCGCTCTCCGCCGCTGACGAGCTCTTCTCGGATGGGAAGCTCGTGCCTCTCCTCCCACTGCTGAATCCCGCCTCAGCCTGCTCGGCTCCGCCGTGCGTGGAGGAGGAGCCTCCCTCGGAGCCCGTCTCTCCCCGCGCGCCGCGGTGCGCTGGGCGGCGGTGGCGTGATCTCCTCCTCCTCGTGACAAAGAAGCCCAAAGCCGGCGAGGCCAAGGATCGCGAGGAAGCGTCTCTGGGGCGTCGGGAGGCGCATTCGCGGCCGCTCCTCTCGCgcgactcctcctcctcctcctcggcctcctcgTGCGACTCCGGCAGGAacgcgcgccgcccgccgccgccgtcgcgccCGCCCCTGCGGACGCGCTCCGCGCCGGTGGCGAGCCTCCTCCACCTCATGTCCAAGAAGAACGCCGGCGACTGCAGGAACGGCGCCGCCGCGGCCGCTGCCCCGAAGCAGCGCCAGCAGCAGCAGGCGTGCGCGCACCCGCTCCTGACCCGGGCCTCCTCGTCgtcctcggcctcctcctcggACTCCGGCAGGAACTCCCGCCCGCCGTGGCACCCGCACGGCCCCGCGCGGCCATGGCGCCCCGCGATAGCCGCCGAGAGCCCGCGCGTCAGCGCGTCCGGGCGCGTGGTGTTCCGGGGCCTGGAGCGGTGCTCGAGCACGCCCGCCGCGGCGGGCATCGGCGGCCTGCGGCGGCCGAGGCCGAGGGGCATGGAGCGGTCGTACTCGACCAATGTGCGCGTGGATCCGGTGATCAACGTGTTCGGGTTCGGGCACCTGTTCTTCCCAGCTTCGCCGGCCAAGGAGAAGAAGGCCGACGCcgcgggcggcggccggaggaGCAGGCCGGAGAAGCTGGCGATGATGCTGAGAGATCCGCAGGATTAG